One genomic window of Polaromonas sp. SP1 includes the following:
- the queA gene encoding tRNA preQ1(34) S-adenosylmethionine ribosyltransferase-isomerase QueA produces the protein MKPHFTLSDFDFTLPEELIAQHPAAQRSASRLLDGREALAVDGRFTELPGLLQPGDLLVFNDTKVVKARLFGQKASGGKLELLIERVLSPHADAGHEVAAHMKVSKKPLPGAVLQMDGGFTATLLGRWPEESGPLYRFRLSSDPYALMAQHGHVPLPPYITHTDSADDEQRYQTVFAKNPGAVAAPTAALHFDEAVLAELEARGIQRASVTLHVGAGTFQPVKAENIADHTMHFERFEVPLATQQAIAACKARGGRVVAVGTTTVRALESHAKFGPECNDTNIFITPGFEFAVVDLLLTNFHLPKSTLMMLVSAFSGYEHIMALYQHAIEQRYRFFSYGDSMLLARKTPLIRP, from the coding sequence ATGAAGCCCCATTTCACCCTCAGCGATTTTGATTTCACGCTGCCCGAAGAACTCATCGCCCAACACCCCGCCGCGCAGCGCAGCGCCTCGCGCCTGCTCGACGGCCGGGAAGCCCTGGCGGTAGACGGCCGGTTCACCGAACTCCCCGGCCTGTTGCAACCAGGCGACCTGCTGGTGTTCAACGACACCAAAGTCGTCAAGGCGCGGCTCTTCGGCCAGAAGGCCAGCGGCGGCAAACTCGAGCTGCTGATCGAGCGGGTGCTGTCGCCGCATGCGGATGCCGGCCATGAAGTCGCCGCCCACATGAAGGTCAGCAAAAAACCCCTGCCGGGTGCGGTGCTGCAAATGGACGGCGGTTTTACCGCCACCCTGCTGGGCCGCTGGCCCGAAGAGAGCGGGCCGCTTTACCGCTTTCGCCTGAGCAGCGACCCCTATGCGCTGATGGCCCAGCACGGCCACGTGCCGCTGCCGCCCTACATCACCCACACCGATTCCGCCGACGACGAGCAGCGCTACCAGACGGTGTTTGCCAAAAACCCCGGCGCCGTGGCCGCGCCCACCGCCGCGCTGCATTTCGACGAGGCGGTGCTGGCCGAACTCGAGGCGCGCGGCATCCAGCGCGCCAGCGTGACCCTGCATGTGGGGGCGGGCACCTTCCAGCCCGTCAAGGCCGAGAACATCGCCGACCACACCATGCATTTCGAGCGCTTTGAGGTGCCCCTGGCCACGCAGCAGGCGATTGCCGCCTGCAAGGCGCGGGGCGGACGGGTGGTGGCCGTGGGCACCACCACCGTGCGGGCGCTGGAGTCGCATGCCAAATTCGGCCCCGAGTGCAACGACACCAACATCTTCATCACCCCGGGCTTTGAATTTGCCGTGGTCGACCTGCTGCTGACCAACTTCCACCTGCCCAAAAGCACCTTGATGATGCTGGTCAGCGCGTTTTCGGGGTATGAACACATCATGGCGCTGTACCAACACGCGATTGAGCAGCGCTACCGCTTTTTCAGCTATGGCGACAGCATGTTGCTGGCCCGCAAAACCCCTCTGATACGCCCGTGA
- the tgt gene encoding tRNA guanosine(34) transglycosylase Tgt has translation MLEFEVLKTDAPAGEGAGAYLGSYARRGKLTLNHGVVQTPIFMPVGTYGTVKGVMPQSLHDMGAQIILGNTFHLWMRPGLDVMQQFGGLHKFESWNKPILTDSGGFQVWSLGEMRKISEEGVKFASPVNGDKLFLTPEISMQIQTVLNSDIVMQFDECTPYDTKGHITTESEARSSMELSLRWASRCIAEFNKLENPNALFGIVQGGMFENLRQESLDALVELDLPGYAIGGVSVGEPKEEMQRIMAHTPHRLPTHKPRYLMGVGTPEDLVEGVAAGVDMFDCVMPTRNARNGHMFTRFGDLKIRNARYKTEDQPVDATCSCYTCKNFSRAYMHHLDRCGEMLGPMLSSIHNLHYYLNLMQEVRDALDAGRFGEFTAQFRADRQRGV, from the coding sequence ATGCTCGAATTTGAAGTTTTGAAGACCGACGCGCCGGCCGGCGAAGGTGCCGGGGCCTACCTCGGCTCCTATGCCCGGCGCGGCAAGCTGACACTCAACCACGGCGTGGTGCAGACCCCCATCTTCATGCCGGTCGGCACCTATGGCACGGTCAAGGGCGTGATGCCGCAGTCGCTGCACGACATGGGTGCGCAAATCATCCTGGGCAACACCTTTCACCTCTGGATGCGCCCCGGCCTGGACGTGATGCAGCAGTTTGGCGGCCTGCACAAATTTGAAAGCTGGAACAAGCCCATCCTGACCGACAGCGGCGGCTTCCAGGTCTGGTCGCTCGGCGAGATGCGCAAGATTTCCGAAGAAGGCGTGAAGTTCGCCTCGCCCGTCAACGGCGACAAGCTGTTTTTGACGCCCGAGATCTCGATGCAGATCCAGACCGTGCTCAACAGCGACATCGTGATGCAGTTCGACGAGTGCACGCCTTACGACACCAAGGGCCATATCACCACCGAAAGCGAAGCGCGCAGCTCGATGGAGCTGAGCCTGCGCTGGGCCAGCCGCTGCATCGCCGAATTCAACAAGCTCGAGAACCCGAACGCGCTGTTCGGCATCGTGCAGGGCGGCATGTTTGAAAACCTGCGCCAGGAATCGCTCGATGCACTGGTGGAGCTGGACCTGCCCGGCTACGCCATCGGCGGCGTGAGCGTCGGCGAGCCCAAGGAAGAAATGCAGCGCATCATGGCCCACACGCCGCACCGCCTGCCCACACACAAGCCGCGCTACCTGATGGGCGTGGGAACGCCGGAAGACCTGGTCGAGGGCGTGGCGGCTGGCGTCGACATGTTCGACTGCGTGATGCCCACCCGCAATGCGCGCAACGGCCACATGTTCACCCGCTTCGGCGACCTGAAGATCCGCAACGCGCGCTACAAAACCGAAGACCAGCCGGTGGACGCGACCTGCAGCTGCTACACCTGCAAGAACTTCTCACGCGCCTATATGCATCACCTGGACCGCTGCGGCGAAATGCTCGGCCCCATGCTGTCGAGCATCCACAACCTGCATTACTACCTGAACCTGATGCAGGAAGTTCGCGACGCGCTGGATGCCGGCCGCTTCGGCGAGTTCACCGCGCAGTTCCGCGCCGACCGGCAACGGGGAGTTTGA
- a CDS encoding glycosyltransferase family 9 protein, which translates to MNINLQRWIDRWAGIPLCAAVSGIDAIVRTFRKDHDADKAPRAIVVILLSEMGSLVLAHDMFARLKQRYPDAPLHALLFGKNREILDLMKVVDPANVHTVNDKSLGGLLSSLWKAIGELRRANVDVAIDCELFSRISSLLSYASGARIRVGFHRHTQEGLYRGSHINRPVPYNPYHHISAQFLTLARAIDSTAVPKSKLPANLPVAGAGKPPPHVQLDAALVPGIQARLAQDFPAIAGKPLVLVYPGGGILPIRAWPLASYTALCEGLVADGCAVAVIGLKDDQALARQLVANVHTAFPGSPVIDLTGYTRSISELLALFHIARLLVTNDGGPGQFAALTPIWTLMLFGPETPGLYAPLTPQCYSFFSQWPCSPCLTAYNHRSSYCDGDNQCLKVIAPEAVLAKARECLAAP; encoded by the coding sequence GTGAACATCAACCTGCAACGCTGGATAGACCGCTGGGCCGGCATTCCGCTGTGCGCGGCGGTGTCGGGCATCGATGCGATCGTGCGCACGTTCCGCAAAGATCATGATGCCGACAAGGCCCCCCGCGCCATCGTGGTGATCCTGCTGTCGGAAATGGGCAGCCTGGTGCTGGCGCACGACATGTTTGCGCGGCTCAAGCAGCGCTACCCCGACGCCCCGCTGCATGCCCTGCTCTTCGGCAAGAATCGCGAGATCCTCGACCTCATGAAGGTGGTGGACCCGGCCAACGTACACACGGTGAACGACAAATCGCTGGGCGGCCTGCTCTCCAGCCTGTGGAAGGCGATTGGCGAGTTGCGCCGGGCGAATGTCGACGTCGCGATTGACTGCGAGCTGTTCTCGCGTATCAGCAGCTTGCTGTCGTATGCCAGCGGCGCGCGCATTCGCGTGGGCTTTCACCGCCACACGCAGGAGGGCCTGTACCGCGGCTCGCACATCAACCGGCCCGTTCCCTACAACCCTTATCACCACATCAGCGCGCAGTTTTTGACGCTGGCGCGGGCGATCGATTCGACGGCCGTGCCCAAATCGAAACTACCGGCCAACCTGCCGGTGGCCGGCGCCGGCAAGCCTCCGCCGCACGTGCAACTGGATGCGGCCCTGGTGCCCGGCATCCAGGCCCGGCTGGCGCAAGACTTCCCCGCAATTGCCGGCAAGCCGCTGGTGCTGGTCTATCCGGGCGGCGGTATCTTGCCGATCCGCGCCTGGCCGCTGGCCTCGTACACCGCGCTGTGCGAAGGCCTGGTGGCCGACGGCTGCGCCGTGGCCGTGATCGGGCTGAAGGACGACCAGGCGCTGGCCCGACAACTGGTGGCTAACGTGCACACCGCATTTCCCGGCAGCCCGGTGATCGACCTGACGGGCTACACCCGCTCGATTTCGGAGCTGCTGGCGCTGTTCCATATTGCGCGCCTGCTGGTCACCAACGACGGCGGGCCGGGGCAGTTCGCGGCGCTGACGCCCATCTGGACATTGATGCTGTTTGGCCCCGAAACGCCGGGCCTGTACGCACCACTGACGCCGCAGTGCTATTCCTTTTTCAGCCAGTGGCCCTGCTCGCCCTGCCTGACCGCCTACAACCACCGCTCGTCTTACTGCGACGGCGACAACCAGTGCCTGAAAGTCATCGCACCCGAAGCCGTATTGGCCAAGGCGCGCGAATGCCTGGCAGCGCCCTGA
- a CDS encoding GtrA family protein, translating into MSALRSFAEAVIRRLPERLQPMVRWRFIKFGVVGASGTVVNLAVLYLAQEFLFSHIADFHDRLNFSIALAITVATISNFYWNRRLTWRDRKHEVHHSALFLFGKYVMAAGLAIVLQSLLTKWLAMYMHYLLANVLAIVLSSVCNFVANDRMTFRRRAKIVVADETPSPDTHDKP; encoded by the coding sequence ATGTCCGCACTCCGATCTTTTGCCGAGGCCGTCATCCGGCGCCTGCCCGAACGCCTGCAACCCATGGTGCGCTGGCGTTTCATCAAGTTCGGCGTAGTGGGCGCCAGCGGCACAGTGGTCAACCTCGCTGTGCTGTATCTCGCGCAGGAGTTTTTGTTCAGCCACATTGCGGATTTCCACGACCGGCTCAACTTCTCCATCGCGCTGGCGATCACCGTCGCCACCATCAGCAACTTCTACTGGAACCGCCGCCTGACCTGGCGCGACCGCAAACACGAAGTCCATCATTCGGCGCTCTTCCTGTTCGGCAAATACGTGATGGCCGCCGGCCTGGCCATCGTGCTGCAGTCGCTGCTGACCAAATGGCTGGCAATGTACATGCATTACCTGCTGGCCAATGTGCTGGCCATCGTGCTGTCCAGCGTCTGCAATTTTGTCGCCAACGACCGCATGACTTTCCGCCGCCGCGCCAAAATTGTGGTGGCCGACGAAACCCCCTCGCCCGATACCCATGACAAACCTTGA
- a CDS encoding glycosyltransferase family 39 protein, translated as MTNLEPLKHRLPVHRIWIGLALLVALAYLFGLGGDHIPRNGDELVYAHIAKLTAGTGKWLPLVSSYDFMRNTKPPVLFWQAMVAGGWGEHWTLLNLRLPSIAYTWAITLMTALLAWKVIRGDDAAAPAAPAEDRSRHALAMGAIAAIIYLSFFSTYRYGRPYLTSAPETFWLFGVMFAIAWSPAKLLASRWKFPLLAGIAVGIGCLYKSFVMVVPVGFALALCYQTLGARKAPWQLLRPGIVADGVKVTAICVLALAIFGLWFAIDPQPGEVWREFVVGENAGKMNSSKGYFAIAFSGSSGVLTILTGYFSNALFLLPVAVGCFVAAWRGYRQRKGTGQTVSDTEKAMWLWLLAFALVFMVPTQRSTRYLIPAMPALAVLIALYWDRIARIWFSLTLVICLIGALAMGLIGYGGVRATQDTWLYSPLYWLFLGGLAVACVVGMFKPAWTRPITALSSFAVLFALAWVTLPFNGDMGRFRAETNALLKGQAVSVPSNFNGHFERYEFIIPGAKIVPYFAAQPVDYQDVDALFKTTRYALVQRRVGQKPCDACRIIDERWDLRSRQDEKEGTLGAFKSPETFWYAKEYLVERAAP; from the coding sequence ATGACAAACCTTGAGCCCCTGAAGCACCGCCTGCCCGTCCACCGCATCTGGATAGGGCTGGCCCTTCTGGTGGCTTTGGCGTACTTGTTCGGCCTGGGCGGCGACCACATCCCGCGCAACGGCGACGAGCTGGTCTACGCCCACATCGCCAAGCTCACGGCCGGGACCGGCAAATGGCTGCCGCTGGTGAGCTCCTACGACTTCATGCGCAACACCAAGCCGCCCGTGCTGTTCTGGCAGGCCATGGTGGCGGGCGGCTGGGGTGAACACTGGACGCTGCTGAACCTGCGCCTGCCCAGCATCGCCTACACCTGGGCCATCACCCTGATGACCGCGCTGCTGGCCTGGAAGGTGATCCGCGGCGACGATGCGGCCGCACCGGCAGCCCCCGCAGAAGACCGCAGCCGCCACGCGCTGGCCATGGGCGCCATCGCGGCCATCATTTACCTGTCCTTCTTCAGCACCTACCGCTACGGCCGGCCTTACCTCACCAGCGCACCAGAGACCTTCTGGCTGTTCGGCGTGATGTTTGCGATTGCCTGGTCACCCGCCAAATTGCTGGCTTCGCGCTGGAAGTTCCCGCTGCTGGCCGGTATTGCCGTCGGCATCGGGTGCCTCTACAAGTCTTTTGTCATGGTGGTGCCGGTCGGCTTTGCACTCGCGCTGTGCTACCAGACCCTGGGCGCACGCAAGGCACCGTGGCAACTCCTGCGGCCCGGCATCGTGGCCGACGGCGTCAAGGTCACGGCGATCTGCGTGCTGGCGCTGGCGATTTTTGGTTTGTGGTTTGCCATCGACCCGCAACCGGGCGAGGTCTGGCGCGAGTTTGTCGTGGGGGAAAACGCCGGCAAGATGAACTCGTCAAAAGGCTACTTCGCCATCGCGTTCAGCGGCAGCAGCGGCGTGCTGACGATATTGACAGGCTATTTTTCCAATGCCCTCTTCCTGCTGCCCGTGGCGGTGGGTTGTTTTGTGGCGGCGTGGCGCGGCTATCGCCAGCGCAAGGGCACCGGGCAAACGGTGAGCGACACGGAAAAAGCCATGTGGCTCTGGCTGCTGGCCTTCGCGCTGGTGTTCATGGTGCCCACGCAGCGCTCCACGCGCTACCTGATTCCCGCCATGCCGGCGCTGGCCGTGCTGATTGCGCTGTACTGGGACCGCATCGCGCGCATCTGGTTCAGCCTCACGCTGGTGATCTGCCTCATAGGCGCGCTTGCCATGGGCCTGATCGGCTACGGCGGCGTGCGTGCCACACAAGACACCTGGCTTTACTCGCCGCTGTACTGGCTCTTTCTGGGCGGGCTGGCTGTGGCCTGCGTTGTCGGCATGTTCAAACCGGCGTGGACGCGCCCCATCACCGCGCTCAGCAGTTTTGCCGTGCTGTTTGCGCTGGCCTGGGTCACCCTCCCCTTTAACGGCGACATGGGCCGTTTCCGTGCCGAAACCAATGCGCTGCTCAAAGGCCAGGCAGTGTCGGTGCCGAGCAACTTCAACGGCCACTTCGAGCGCTACGAGTTCATCATCCCCGGCGCAAAAATCGTCCCCTACTTCGCCGCGCAGCCGGTGGACTATCAGGACGTCGACGCGCTTTTCAAAACCACGCGCTACGCGCTGGTGCAGCGCCGTGTCGGGCAAAAGCCCTGCGACGCCTGCCGCATCATCGACGAGCGCTGGGACCTGCGTTCGCGCCAGGACGAAAAAGAAGGCACGCTGGGCGCCTTCAAGTCGCCCGAGACCTTCTGGTACGCCAAAGAATATCTGGTCGAGCGGGCTGCTCCGTGA
- a CDS encoding distant relative of cell wall-associated hydrolase: protein MPRFPRFAGAFALAAVMLTLGGCATAIKPHETTGAPTLDFQSMALNPGNGGELIEADALQPGDIILTAENGLNSVGIRLITLSPVSHAAIYMGNRQIAEAVGSGIRIRSVDAMLKDEATVVAFRHPDLTAGQAVQINTFVASHEGKKYNYLGVMLQAPFALERRMCELPLVPSLVRDFCIRGIAAVQLGLGRNDQFFCSQFILEAYRSAGLPLTDADPRLINPGDLLHMREGDVPSVMIHKPLKYVGHLKAAPLMVAAEQLGQ from the coding sequence ATGCCCCGATTCCCGAGATTTGCAGGGGCGTTCGCCCTGGCCGCGGTCATGCTGACGCTGGGCGGTTGCGCCACGGCCATCAAGCCGCATGAAACCACCGGCGCCCCCACGCTGGACTTCCAGAGCATGGCGCTCAACCCCGGCAACGGCGGCGAGCTGATCGAGGCCGACGCACTGCAACCAGGCGACATCATCCTCACGGCGGAAAACGGCCTGAACTCGGTTGGCATCCGCCTCATCACACTCTCGCCCGTCAGCCACGCCGCGATCTACATGGGCAACCGGCAAATCGCCGAAGCCGTGGGCTCGGGCATACGCATTCGAAGTGTGGATGCGATGCTGAAAGACGAAGCGACAGTGGTGGCCTTTCGCCACCCCGACCTCACGGCCGGGCAGGCAGTCCAGATCAACACCTTTGTAGCCAGCCATGAAGGCAAAAAATACAACTACCTCGGCGTGATGCTGCAGGCGCCGTTCGCGCTGGAGCGGCGCATGTGCGAGTTGCCGCTCGTGCCCTCCCTGGTGCGGGACTTCTGCATCCGCGGCATTGCGGCCGTGCAGCTCGGGCTGGGCCGCAACGACCAGTTCTTCTGCTCGCAATTCATCCTGGAGGCGTATCGCAGCGCGGGCCTGCCGCTCACCGATGCCGACCCGCGCCTGATCAACCCCGGCGACCTGCTGCACATGCGGGAAGGCGATGTGCCCTCCGTCATGATTCACAAGCCGCTGAAGTATGTAGGCCACCTCAAGGCCGCCCCGCTGATGGTGGCAGCGGAGCAGCTGGGGCAGTAA
- a CDS encoding aldo/keto reductase — translation MQYRRLGNSNLKVSALCLGTMMFGKQTPFEEAGRIVASAREHGLNFIDTADVYNQGQSEKDVGKLLAGQRHHWVLASKLGNPVSEAVNESHYSRRWILQQTDAILARLQTDYLDILYLHRDYHEENLEEAVRALGDLIRAGKLRSFGLSNFRGWRIAEVVRLCKELGVPQPAVCQPYYNLLNRGPEVEILPACGHYGIGVVPYSPLARGVLTGKYPPGQPPAEGTRAGSGDKRILETEFREESLVIAQKIKARCEAKGQVPGQFAAAWVLANPLISSVIVGPRTLPHLEDVYGALDIVLDKDDEAFVNELVVPGHASSHGYNDPGYPFFGRPL, via the coding sequence ATGCAATACCGCCGCCTTGGAAACAGCAACCTCAAAGTCTCCGCCCTGTGCCTGGGCACCATGATGTTCGGCAAACAAACGCCGTTTGAGGAGGCGGGGCGCATCGTGGCCTCGGCCCGCGAGCACGGGCTCAACTTCATCGACACCGCCGACGTCTACAACCAGGGGCAGTCCGAGAAAGACGTGGGCAAGCTGCTGGCCGGCCAGCGGCATCACTGGGTGCTGGCCAGCAAGCTGGGCAACCCGGTGAGCGAGGCCGTCAACGAGAGCCACTATTCGCGCCGCTGGATCCTGCAGCAGACCGACGCCATCCTGGCGCGGCTGCAGACGGATTACCTGGACATCCTGTACCTGCACCGCGACTACCACGAGGAAAACCTTGAAGAGGCGGTGCGCGCGCTGGGTGACCTGATCCGCGCAGGCAAGCTGCGCAGCTTTGGTTTGTCCAACTTCCGGGGATGGCGCATTGCCGAAGTGGTGCGCTTGTGCAAGGAGCTGGGGGTGCCGCAACCTGCGGTGTGCCAGCCTTATTACAACCTACTCAACCGCGGCCCGGAAGTCGAGATCCTGCCGGCCTGCGGCCACTACGGCATCGGTGTCGTGCCTTACAGCCCGCTGGCGCGCGGCGTGCTGACCGGCAAATACCCGCCCGGCCAGCCGCCGGCCGAGGGCACACGCGCCGGCAGCGGCGACAAGCGCATCCTGGAAACCGAATTCCGTGAGGAGTCACTGGTGATCGCGCAAAAAATCAAGGCGCGCTGCGAAGCCAAAGGCCAGGTGCCCGGCCAGTTCGCCGCGGCCTGGGTGCTGGCCAATCCGCTGATCAGCTCGGTCATCGTCGGCCCGCGCACGCTGCCGCACCTGGAAGATGTGTACGGCGCCCTCGACATCGTGCTGGACAAGGACGACGAGGCCTTTGTCAACGAGCTGGTGGTGCCCGGCCATGCGTCCAGCCATGGCTACAACGACCCGGGCTACCCCTTCTTCGGCCGCCCTCTCTAA
- a CDS encoding zinc ribbon domain-containing protein: protein MANTLRLTEKWMHRGLWLVALVFAGFLIGLGGTVVGDLPKVEKPLSLDDYMNPVATNAVRNTIRIAERAERDAQAALEQAQLKRRAAQADSAAARETFDNWLSTRRATQLAEQDTELLSRTRALDTLKDRERAAGVAVEAQQQAALDARQGAARERRKLAEMEEAAQVLLNAEYRRVELRVFLYRLALTLPLLVAAGWLFAKKRKTTYWPFVWGFIFFAVFAFFVELVPYLPSYGGYVRYIVGIIVTALVGRQAIISLNRYLEKQKLAEQLPHAQRREELSYDTALTRLSKSVCPGCERAVDLKNTEIDFCPHCGIGLFDHCFKCTTRKSAFAKFCHACGATADKQLKLPQTGADEAPAL, encoded by the coding sequence ATGGCCAATACCTTGCGACTGACGGAAAAATGGATGCACCGTGGCCTCTGGCTGGTGGCCCTGGTGTTTGCCGGTTTCCTGATCGGCCTGGGCGGCACGGTGGTGGGCGACTTGCCCAAGGTAGAAAAGCCGTTGTCGCTCGACGACTACATGAACCCCGTTGCCACCAACGCAGTGCGCAACACCATCAGGATTGCGGAGCGTGCCGAGCGCGACGCGCAGGCCGCGCTGGAGCAGGCCCAGCTCAAACGCCGCGCGGCCCAGGCCGACTCGGCCGCGGCGCGCGAGACCTTCGACAACTGGCTGTCCACCCGGCGTGCCACACAACTGGCCGAGCAGGACACCGAGCTGCTGTCGCGCACACGGGCGCTGGACACGCTGAAAGACCGCGAGCGCGCAGCCGGTGTTGCGGTAGAGGCCCAGCAGCAGGCCGCGCTGGATGCGCGGCAAGGCGCGGCGCGTGAACGCCGCAAGCTGGCCGAAATGGAAGAAGCCGCTCAGGTGCTGCTCAATGCCGAATACCGGCGCGTGGAGCTGCGCGTTTTCCTCTACCGACTGGCCCTCACGCTGCCGCTGCTGGTGGCCGCCGGCTGGCTGTTTGCGAAGAAGCGCAAGACGACTTACTGGCCTTTTGTGTGGGGCTTCATCTTCTTTGCCGTGTTTGCGTTCTTTGTGGAGCTGGTGCCTTATTTGCCGAGCTATGGCGGTTATGTGCGCTACATCGTGGGCATCATCGTCACGGCGCTGGTCGGCCGGCAGGCCATCATTTCGCTGAACCGCTACCTCGAAAAGCAGAAGCTGGCCGAGCAACTGCCGCACGCGCAGCGCCGCGAAGAGCTCAGCTACGACACGGCGCTGACGCGCTTGTCAAAGAGCGTGTGCCCCGGCTGCGAGCGGGCGGTGGACCTGAAGAACACGGAGATCGATTTCTGCCCGCACTGCGGCATCGGCCTGTTTGACCACTGCTTCAAGTGCACCACCCGCAAGAGCGCATTTGCCAAGTTTTGCCACGCCTGCGGCGCCACGGCGGACAAACAGCTCAAGCTGCCGCAGACCGGTGCGGACGAAGCACCGGCGCTTTGA
- a CDS encoding DUF2145 domain-containing protein — translation MKILKAFLPLLLAALFAATAPAAYAGRSCEARKTTPQTVERGMTLAEKTLASLNASGEKVVILARAGQDLSKYGVRYSHLGLAWQVPDGQGGMTWRVLHKLNTCGTGDSAVYRQGLGEFFLDDLWRYEAAWVAPASDIQARLLVLLQDPGRMTSMHHKPYSIVSYAWGNRYQQSNQWAIETLAAAMEPGVTTREKAQAWLQFKGYEPTTLKLGPLTRLGGRMTAANVAFDDHPNEKRFSDRIETVTVDSVFSWMQRTRMTDGKPVTIVRL, via the coding sequence ATGAAGATACTGAAAGCTTTTTTGCCGCTGTTGCTGGCGGCCTTGTTCGCCGCTACGGCGCCGGCCGCGTATGCCGGGCGCTCCTGCGAAGCCCGCAAGACCACGCCGCAAACAGTAGAGCGCGGCATGACGCTGGCCGAAAAGACGCTGGCCTCGCTCAACGCCAGCGGCGAAAAAGTCGTGATCCTGGCGCGTGCCGGCCAGGACCTCAGCAAGTACGGCGTGCGCTACTCGCACCTGGGCCTGGCCTGGCAGGTGCCCGACGGCCAGGGCGGCATGACCTGGCGCGTGCTGCACAAGCTCAACACCTGCGGTACCGGCGATTCGGCGGTTTACCGCCAAGGGCTGGGCGAGTTTTTCCTGGACGACCTGTGGCGTTATGAGGCCGCCTGGGTGGCGCCCGCGTCCGACATCCAGGCGCGCCTGCTGGTGCTGCTGCAGGACCCCGGCCGGATGACGTCCATGCACCACAAGCCCTACAGCATCGTGAGCTACGCCTGGGGCAACCGCTACCAGCAGTCCAACCAGTGGGCGATTGAAACCCTGGCCGCCGCCATGGAGCCGGGCGTGACCACGCGCGAAAAAGCGCAAGCCTGGCTGCAGTTCAAGGGCTACGAGCCCACCACGCTCAAGCTCGGCCCCTTGACCCGGCTGGGCGGGCGCATGACAGCGGCCAATGTCGCCTTTGACGACCATCCGAACGAGAAGCGCTTTTCGGACCGCATTGAAACCGTCACCGTGGATTCGGTCTTCAGCTGGATGCAGCGCACCCGCATGACGGATGGCAAGCCCGTGACCATCGTCAGGCTGTGA
- a CDS encoding YiaA/YiaB family inner membrane protein translates to MQTLIHRDSKPWQLQVWVSFLIAVFLCAVGLSYLPGKDLDRAFMVMGYFFCLSAAFVLAKYVRDQEQSRAEGRMTDTPMFKLVVWGGFFLAMSLTGWGLWRMEINETYKAFLGVSWLYLITCTFTLAKTLRDRHEADLSEARLAGRASRSQSAGE, encoded by the coding sequence ATGCAGACGCTGATACACCGTGACTCCAAACCCTGGCAATTGCAGGTCTGGGTTTCTTTCCTGATCGCTGTTTTCCTCTGCGCCGTGGGCTTGTCTTACCTGCCCGGCAAGGACCTGGACCGCGCCTTCATGGTCATGGGTTATTTCTTCTGCCTGTCGGCCGCCTTTGTGCTGGCCAAGTATGTGCGTGACCAGGAGCAAAGCCGTGCCGAAGGCCGGATGACCGACACCCCGATGTTCAAGCTGGTGGTGTGGGGCGGCTTCTTCCTGGCGATGTCGCTGACCGGCTGGGGCCTGTGGCGCATGGAGATCAATGAAACCTACAAGGCCTTCCTGGGTGTGAGCTGGCTCTACCTGATCACCTGCACCTTTACCCTGGCCAAGACACTGCGCGACCGCCACGAAGCCGATTTGAGCGAAGCCCGCCTGGCCGGCCGCGCGTCACGCAGCCAGTCCGCCGGCGAATAA